Proteins from one Chitinophaga oryzae genomic window:
- a CDS encoding terpene synthase family protein, producing the protein MNKELNVPKPVYPWTTLQSPFAGMLNAEETIWYDQDYQFLSKDAMAKYKKMRLIDVGPFMIPATTEKARILHATRFAIYMTVTDDYVELLPVKEIAAFRDRIFEVMMGDTPRPEEKGILRQMQTNRKEWIALGMPDFWLERMAKNYKYRFVNDGIMEESPYKISKDIPPIPLFHLIRANSIGMIPFVDLICPTTGFALPDYIYKHTVMQRIIMLQSIIVALQNDFATIGKELAIESEIFNIITLLQHHHKISFDEACTEGMRIHDEFVDEFVTLSNHLPDFSPYQKETEEFIFYIKQMISGLNDWYYKSGTKRYLPDGFAVPPNGKGETMDRIDIKHV; encoded by the coding sequence ATGAACAAGGAATTAAACGTACCCAAACCGGTATACCCATGGACAACCCTCCAAAGCCCTTTCGCCGGGATGCTCAATGCAGAAGAAACCATCTGGTATGACCAGGATTATCAGTTTCTGTCAAAAGACGCAATGGCAAAGTATAAAAAGATGCGATTAATCGATGTAGGTCCCTTTATGATACCAGCCACTACCGAAAAGGCCCGGATTCTTCATGCAACGCGTTTCGCGATATATATGACGGTAACGGATGATTACGTAGAACTTTTACCGGTAAAAGAGATTGCAGCCTTCAGAGACCGGATCTTCGAAGTAATGATGGGGGATACCCCCAGGCCGGAAGAAAAAGGAATACTACGCCAGATGCAGACCAACAGAAAGGAATGGATCGCCCTTGGGATGCCGGACTTCTGGCTGGAACGCATGGCGAAAAATTATAAGTATCGCTTTGTTAACGACGGAATTATGGAAGAATCACCCTACAAAATCAGTAAAGACATTCCCCCTATTCCCCTCTTTCACTTAATCCGTGCCAATTCCATAGGCATGATCCCGTTTGTGGACCTGATCTGTCCCACCACTGGTTTTGCCTTACCGGATTATATTTATAAGCATACCGTTATGCAGCGCATCATCATGCTGCAATCCATCATTGTTGCGCTGCAAAACGATTTCGCCACCATAGGTAAAGAACTCGCGATAGAATCGGAGATTTTCAATATCATCACGTTGCTGCAGCATCACCATAAAATATCTTTTGATGAAGCCTGCACAGAAGGAATGAGGATCCACGATGAGTTTGTAGACGAATTTGTAACACTTTCAAACCACCTGCCGGACTTCAGTCCCTACCAGAAAGAGACAGAAGAATTTATTTTTTATATCAAACAAATGATCAGCGGTTTGAACGACTGGTATTATAAAAGCGGAACGAAACGATACCTGCCTGACGGATTTGCGGTACCTCCCAATGGGAAAGGCGAAACCATGGACAGGATAGATATCAAGCACGTCTAG
- a CDS encoding terpene synthase family protein, protein MNTVITSVLSRFHYPFPMLKNPFAGVLQEITEQHWIDGEYLALYPNDPLTRKKYKMTKTAHIASQWFPTASAERLKPVCRLMLWTLYNDDRCEECNSQELYHVRDQSLAILQGTATRNDTDIPLAGLLSTLREELLQFLPEASMQRFINGLQKYFDGLQQELHYKARQEFPSVEECLAIRENSLCLYPFLELLDLETEVILPEFVHQHDTIQRLKALAVRMMICFNEVQSVLKDEATGAVYYNVVKAIQHNRNISLETACQEALHIHNEYLREFQYLQDFLPDFGTLQDAVTNRVHYISMTLNGWKSISTTLDRYNSMHGFPDVQTVKQSLG, encoded by the coding sequence ATGAACACGGTAATAACCTCTGTACTTTCCCGGTTCCACTACCCTTTTCCCATGCTTAAAAATCCATTTGCCGGCGTCTTGCAGGAAATAACCGAGCAACATTGGATAGACGGGGAGTATTTGGCGCTTTATCCAAACGACCCGCTCACCAGGAAGAAGTACAAAATGACCAAGACGGCACATATCGCCTCTCAATGGTTCCCGACGGCCAGTGCCGAGCGACTGAAGCCTGTATGCAGACTGATGCTCTGGACGCTTTATAACGACGACAGGTGCGAAGAATGTAATTCACAGGAATTGTACCACGTACGCGATCAGTCGCTGGCCATCCTGCAGGGAACAGCCACCAGAAACGATACGGACATTCCCCTTGCCGGTTTATTGTCCACCCTCAGGGAAGAGCTGTTGCAGTTTCTCCCTGAAGCATCCATGCAGCGGTTCATCAACGGCCTTCAAAAGTATTTTGACGGCCTTCAACAGGAGCTTCATTACAAAGCCCGGCAAGAATTTCCTTCCGTGGAAGAATGCCTGGCTATCCGTGAAAATTCACTTTGCCTTTACCCTTTCCTGGAACTACTGGACCTTGAAACGGAAGTGATACTTCCTGAATTCGTCCACCAGCATGATACGATACAACGCCTGAAAGCGCTGGCGGTCCGCATGATGATATGTTTCAATGAGGTCCAGTCAGTACTGAAAGATGAAGCTACCGGCGCAGTGTACTATAATGTGGTGAAAGCCATTCAACACAACCGCAACATCTCCCTGGAAACCGCATGCCAGGAAGCGCTGCACATCCACAACGAATATCTGCGGGAGTTCCAATACCTGCAGGATTTTTTACCGGACTTCGGCACCCTGCAGGACGCTGTCACAAACAGGGTCCATTATATCAGTATGACATTAAACGGGTGGAAGTCCATCTCCACCACGCTCGACAGGTATAATTCCATGCACGGATTCCCTGATGTGCAAACAGTAAAACAGTCTTTAGGCTGA
- a CDS encoding CPBP family intramembrane glutamic endopeptidase: MLFDVQLIPGYLLFIASLFLCFFRAVKAGWIILAMAYILAFINGSITLTGIALLLPETALLLLAVKYSSGWQGAVTHIAFFLLSILLLTHQLPGFDNVLIFDRVRFTPDAAPFTMHFNLDKPFAGFAIFTCLLKLGFIEKYDIGKIGKAIVAPLTAIIAICILTAWALHFVAWEPKLLLNYLWIWGLHNLLIVAVTEESVFRGYLQGYVGSAVFKRQKYYLPLIVSALIFAVIHTTGGWPLMLLAFIAGLGYGVAYHKGGIMAAIFTHFGFNLLHFLLFTYPMLDKS, translated from the coding sequence ATGTTATTTGATGTACAACTAATACCCGGATACCTTTTATTTATTGCCAGCCTGTTCCTTTGCTTCTTCCGTGCCGTAAAAGCAGGGTGGATCATACTTGCCATGGCTTATATACTGGCATTTATCAACGGAAGCATTACCCTTACCGGTATTGCGCTGCTCCTGCCGGAAACGGCGCTGCTGTTGCTGGCCGTCAAATATTCGTCGGGCTGGCAAGGGGCCGTTACACACATCGCGTTCTTCCTCTTAAGTATTTTGCTTTTAACGCACCAGCTGCCGGGGTTTGACAACGTCCTTATTTTTGACCGGGTGCGATTTACGCCGGATGCAGCTCCTTTTACCATGCACTTCAACCTGGACAAACCCTTTGCCGGTTTTGCCATTTTCACCTGCTTACTGAAACTGGGCTTTATAGAAAAATACGACATTGGGAAAATCGGTAAAGCGATCGTTGCTCCGCTGACGGCGATTATCGCGATTTGTATCCTTACTGCATGGGCCTTGCACTTTGTAGCATGGGAGCCGAAACTGCTGCTCAACTACCTGTGGATATGGGGGCTGCATAACCTGTTAATTGTGGCAGTGACGGAAGAAAGCGTCTTCAGGGGATACCTGCAGGGTTATGTGGGCAGCGCGGTATTTAAACGACAAAAGTACTACCTGCCACTGATAGTGTCCGCATTGATATTTGCAGTCATTCACACCACCGGCGGATGGCCGTTAATGCTGCTGGCTTTTATAGCAGGCCTGGGATATGGTGTGGCGTATCATAAAGGAGGTATTATGGCTGCCATCTTTACGCATTTTGGCTTTAACCTGCTCCATTTTTTACTGTTCACTTACCCTATGCTGGACAAATCGTAA